The following proteins come from a genomic window of Corynebacterium falsenii:
- a CDS encoding FAD-binding oxidoreductase yields MAAHTRNPRQSAPQQPAPQVLEELATALVPALSPGAVVTDPDILAAHSTDEAPDCPGAGAIALVRAKSVEDVQATMRFAHAHHIPVVPQGARSGISGGANASPGSILLDVTAMNRILHVDAENFVVTVQPGIINQDLKDALAPQGLFYPPDPGSVKLSTIGGNIATNAGGLCCVRYGVTHDFVREIRVVLPDGTLTRLGRKTAKGVAGLDLCSLFVGSEGTLGVIVEATLKVIPLPSAPLTAVATFPNEVAAARTVSQFMAEGVVPSLMELMDATTIEMLNGFGDFGLDATVGAMLIMQSNGTDAPTDVQAFARVAEANSALDVAVSDDPRDSEDLIATRRMVQPSFETFARAHGGGQLLDDVCVPRSALPEFFERLDEIRAETGVIISVVAHAGDGNTHPAIFYDLHDPSSRDAATRAFGQIMELGLSLGGTITGEHGVGFLKKEWLPRELDEGARRLHRQVKDAIDERGIMNPGKMLGSL; encoded by the coding sequence ATGGCAGCTCATACCCGCAATCCACGCCAGTCGGCGCCGCAGCAGCCCGCGCCGCAGGTCCTCGAGGAACTCGCTACCGCGCTGGTCCCCGCACTCTCCCCCGGCGCTGTAGTCACGGACCCGGATATCCTCGCCGCGCACAGCACAGATGAGGCGCCCGACTGTCCCGGTGCAGGCGCGATCGCCCTGGTTCGCGCGAAGTCGGTGGAGGACGTGCAGGCCACCATGCGCTTCGCGCACGCCCATCACATCCCGGTGGTACCGCAAGGGGCGCGTTCGGGCATTTCGGGTGGCGCTAACGCCTCGCCGGGGTCGATCTTGCTAGACGTCACGGCGATGAATCGCATCCTCCACGTGGATGCGGAGAATTTCGTGGTCACTGTGCAGCCGGGGATCATCAACCAAGACCTCAAGGATGCGCTGGCACCGCAGGGGCTGTTCTACCCGCCAGATCCGGGCAGCGTGAAGCTATCCACCATCGGCGGGAACATCGCCACTAACGCCGGGGGTTTGTGTTGTGTGCGGTATGGGGTCACGCACGATTTCGTCCGGGAGATTAGGGTGGTTCTCCCCGATGGCACGCTGACTCGGCTGGGCCGCAAGACCGCGAAGGGTGTGGCGGGATTGGATCTGTGCTCGCTGTTCGTTGGATCAGAGGGCACGCTGGGGGTGATTGTGGAGGCCACGTTGAAGGTGATTCCACTGCCGTCGGCACCGCTGACGGCCGTGGCCACCTTCCCGAACGAGGTCGCCGCTGCCCGCACGGTGTCGCAGTTCATGGCGGAGGGTGTGGTGCCCTCGCTCATGGAGCTGATGGATGCCACGACCATTGAGATGTTGAATGGCTTTGGGGATTTTGGACTCGACGCCACAGTGGGCGCCATGCTCATTATGCAATCGAACGGAACGGATGCTCCTACCGATGTGCAGGCTTTCGCGCGCGTGGCGGAGGCGAACTCTGCGCTAGATGTAGCGGTGAGCGATGACCCGCGGGATTCGGAGGATCTCATCGCGACGCGGCGGATGGTGCAGCCGTCGTTTGAGACGTTCGCTCGGGCGCATGGGGGTGGCCAGTTGTTGGACGATGTGTGCGTTCCGCGGTCTGCGCTGCCTGAGTTCTTTGAGCGCCTGGACGAGATCAGGGCCGAGACCGGTGTGATCATCAGTGTGGTGGCCCATGCCGGGGATGGCAACACGCACCCCGCGATTTTCTACGACCTCCACGATCCGTCCTCTCGCGACGCCGCCACCAGGGCATTCGGCCAGATCATGGAACTGGGACTCTCATTGGGCGGCACAATCACGGGCGAGCACGGCGTTGGTTTCCTCAAGAAGGAGTGGCTCCCCAGGGAGCTGGATGAGGGCGCCCGCAGGCTGCACCGGCAGGTGAAGGACGCGATCGACGAGCGGGGGATCATGAACCCCGGAAAAATGCTGGGAAGCCTCTAG
- a CDS encoding peptidylprolyl isomerase produces MTNKTATAILHTNYGDIAVDLFGNHAPETVENFVGLAKGTKDYSQPNASGTNEGPFYDGAIFHRIIDGFMIQGGDPTGTGRGGPGYQFGDEFHPELQFDRPFLLAMANAGPGTNGSQFFITVTATPHLNNRHTIFGEVTDPDSQKVVAKISRVATDRMDRPNDDVVIESIDIQE; encoded by the coding sequence GTGACTAACAAGACTGCAACCGCAATTCTGCACACCAACTACGGCGACATCGCCGTGGACCTGTTTGGCAACCACGCTCCCGAGACCGTGGAGAACTTCGTGGGCCTGGCCAAGGGCACCAAGGACTACTCCCAGCCCAACGCCTCCGGCACCAACGAGGGTCCGTTCTACGATGGCGCCATCTTCCACCGCATCATCGACGGCTTCATGATCCAGGGCGGAGACCCGACCGGCACCGGCCGTGGCGGCCCCGGCTACCAGTTCGGAGACGAGTTCCACCCGGAGCTCCAGTTCGATCGCCCGTTCCTGCTGGCCATGGCAAACGCTGGCCCCGGCACGAACGGTTCCCAGTTCTTCATCACCGTGACGGCCACCCCGCACCTGAACAACCGCCACACCATCTTCGGTGAGGTCACCGACCCCGATTCCCAGAAGGTCGTTGCCAAGATCTCCCGCGTAGCCACCGACCGGATGGATCGCCCGAACGATGACGTGGTCATCGAGTCCATCGACATCCAGGAATAA
- a CDS encoding anthranilate synthase component I family protein produces the protein MPNPASGAFRRPRLAFRTLPIEVPGAVVWRTLFSDATTPAIWLDSSSSDQQEGHHQGHGGAGRFSILCDASGPGAEYLRYTVGKPGEPGGNGGLFAHVARRVALGDTDLAVPEDWPCEFALGWVGAWGYELRHLIEPAHGVGSAQGAPDLPQAPDAALIFATRAVVIEHGVGTHLMVLTDEANPATAAEQQDWLDATDARLRDSVPAPSPRSDYRPMQPGRDVPFRFVQSKQRYLDNINRCLEYIAAGDSYEICLTNTAIGPSIADIVPLEATKATQATETAVPTERDPYLAAFERLRAVSPVPYGVFARFPGTSEGERDVRVLGASPERFLKVSAGGHVSAKPIKGTRPRATSPAADARIADELRGNPKDRAENLMIVDLLRNDIGRVCTTGSVQVPVIFDVETYSHVHQLVSTIEGQLAPGHSVVDLLVACFPGGSMTGAPKVRTMEIIAELEGMPRGLYSGAIGWLSPTGAGDLSITIRTLVDDGQRASFGVGGAIVADSDPEAEFEETLVKASALLDALGAYLEFS, from the coding sequence ATGCCTAACCCCGCCTCGGGCGCATTCCGCCGCCCTCGCCTCGCCTTCCGCACCCTTCCCATTGAGGTGCCGGGAGCTGTGGTGTGGCGGACCCTTTTTTCCGACGCCACCACGCCCGCCATCTGGCTCGATTCCTCCTCGAGTGACCAGCAGGAGGGTCACCACCAGGGGCACGGCGGTGCGGGTCGATTCTCTATCCTCTGCGATGCCAGCGGACCCGGCGCGGAGTATCTCCGCTATACGGTCGGAAAGCCCGGAGAGCCCGGAGGAAACGGTGGATTATTCGCCCACGTAGCGCGGCGTGTGGCGCTGGGCGATACCGACCTGGCGGTACCGGAGGACTGGCCATGTGAATTCGCCCTGGGGTGGGTGGGCGCGTGGGGGTATGAGCTGCGACATCTTATCGAGCCGGCGCACGGGGTGGGCTCGGCGCAGGGCGCCCCGGACCTTCCCCAGGCACCGGATGCGGCGCTGATCTTTGCGACCCGCGCGGTCGTTATTGAGCACGGTGTGGGCACGCACCTGATGGTGCTCACAGATGAGGCCAACCCAGCCACCGCCGCAGAGCAGCAGGACTGGCTGGATGCCACGGACGCTCGCCTGCGCGATTCCGTCCCTGCACCGTCCCCTCGCAGTGACTACCGCCCCATGCAACCGGGCCGGGATGTTCCCTTCCGCTTCGTGCAGTCCAAGCAGCGCTACCTGGACAACATCAATCGCTGCTTGGAGTACATCGCTGCGGGCGACTCCTACGAGATCTGCCTGACCAACACCGCGATAGGCCCAAGCATCGCGGACATTGTCCCTTTGGAGGCCACGAAGGCCACGCAGGCCACAGAGACCGCAGTACCCACAGAACGCGACCCCTACCTCGCCGCTTTCGAGCGACTGCGCGCGGTGAGCCCCGTGCCGTATGGAGTGTTCGCCCGGTTCCCCGGTACGTCCGAGGGGGAACGGGATGTGCGGGTGCTGGGGGCGTCGCCGGAGAGGTTCCTCAAGGTCAGCGCGGGCGGGCATGTCAGCGCCAAGCCGATCAAGGGAACGCGGCCGCGCGCAACCAGCCCGGCCGCCGATGCGCGTATCGCAGATGAGCTGCGGGGCAACCCGAAGGATCGCGCGGAAAACCTCATGATCGTGGACTTGCTGCGCAACGATATCGGCCGCGTATGCACAACGGGCAGCGTACAGGTGCCGGTGATCTTCGATGTGGAAACGTACTCTCACGTGCACCAACTGGTGAGCACCATCGAAGGGCAGTTGGCCCCGGGCCACTCGGTGGTGGATCTGCTGGTGGCCTGCTTCCCCGGCGGATCCATGACTGGCGCGCCGAAGGTGCGGACGATGGAGATCATCGCGGAGCTGGAAGGCATGCCGCGGGGGCTGTATTCCGGCGCGATTGGGTGGCTATCGCCAACTGGGGCTGGGGATCTGAGCATCACGATCCGCACGCTGGTGGATGACGGCCAACGGGCGAGCTTCGGCGTGGGTGGGGCGATCGTGGCGGATTCCGATCCGGAGGCGGAGTTCGAGGAGACGCTGGTGAAGGCCTCTGCGCTGCTCGATGCGCTGGGGGCCTACCTGGAATTCAGCTAG
- a CDS encoding cation diffusion facilitator family transporter, which produces MTTPLNPQAGNSERPRTTADPRILSTERKLTLQRRIRIIVAATITYNVAEALIAIIAGRSAGSAALFGFGLDSTVEVLSAAAVAWQFAGPDPERREKPALRLIAFAFFALAAWVGFEALSALVTGEQAQHSPVGIGLAIASVIIMPALSWFERRTGLELGSASAVADSKQTLVCSYLSAALLVGLVLNAAFGWSWADPIAALIIAGFAIREGLEAWGGETCVQPVSTLIDDSSEAPNCSCH; this is translated from the coding sequence ATGACCACACCCTTAAACCCCCAGGCTGGAAACTCGGAACGCCCTAGAACCACCGCCGACCCGAGGATTCTCAGCACCGAACGGAAGCTCACGCTGCAGCGGCGTATCCGCATCATCGTCGCCGCAACGATCACGTACAACGTGGCGGAAGCTCTCATCGCCATCATCGCCGGCCGGTCAGCGGGTTCCGCAGCTCTCTTTGGGTTTGGGCTCGACTCGACGGTAGAAGTGCTCTCGGCGGCAGCGGTGGCGTGGCAGTTCGCTGGCCCCGATCCCGAGCGGCGCGAGAAGCCCGCGCTGCGGCTTATCGCGTTCGCATTTTTCGCTCTAGCCGCCTGGGTCGGCTTCGAGGCACTATCTGCACTGGTAACCGGTGAGCAGGCACAACACTCACCAGTCGGCATTGGCTTGGCCATCGCCAGCGTGATCATCATGCCCGCGTTGTCCTGGTTCGAGCGACGCACAGGGTTGGAACTGGGGTCCGCCTCCGCTGTGGCAGATTCCAAGCAAACCTTGGTGTGCAGTTACCTCTCCGCAGCACTGCTCGTAGGACTGGTCCTCAACGCAGCATTCGGCTGGTCGTGGGCTGATCCCATCGCCGCGCTCATCATCGCAGGCTTCGCCATCCGCGAAGGTCTGGAAGCCTGGGGCGGCGAAACATGCGTGCAGCCAGTAAGCACCCTCATCGATGATAGCTCTGAGGCGCCAAACTGCAGCTGCCACTAA
- a CDS encoding YrhK family protein produces MTNDEQHRAPVTKKVKKNDIEIHFGREELIISQRYELLSIVNDIMLGLWFAVGSILFFKESKVTIGTWLFLIGSIQMLIRPGIRLARRIHLQNRGVVSPENTMGF; encoded by the coding sequence ATGACGAACGATGAGCAGCACCGCGCCCCCGTGACCAAGAAGGTCAAGAAGAACGATATCGAGATCCACTTCGGCCGGGAAGAACTCATCATCAGTCAGCGCTACGAGCTGCTGAGTATCGTCAACGACATCATGCTGGGCCTGTGGTTCGCCGTTGGTTCGATACTGTTCTTCAAGGAATCCAAGGTGACGATCGGAACGTGGTTGTTCCTCATCGGCAGCATTCAGATGCTCATCCGACCCGGGATCCGCTTGGCCCGCCGCATCCACCTGCAGAACAGGGGAGTGGTCAGCCCAGAAAACACCATGGGCTTCTAA
- a CDS encoding YccF domain-containing protein, producing MKILQFVLNIIWLLTAGLALFVAYVLAGVVACIFIVTIPFGLASFRIAGFVLWPFGREVVTTKSPTGLSTIGNVVWFIVAGLWLAIGHVLTAVAQAVTIIGLPLAWTNLKLIPVTCFPFGKRVISSNDSRAAMFPVAHQ from the coding sequence ATGAAGATCCTGCAATTTGTCCTCAACATCATTTGGCTGCTCACCGCCGGCTTGGCTCTGTTTGTGGCCTACGTGCTCGCGGGTGTGGTGGCCTGCATTTTCATCGTCACCATCCCGTTCGGCCTGGCCAGCTTCCGCATCGCCGGTTTCGTGCTGTGGCCGTTCGGCCGCGAGGTCGTGACCACGAAGTCCCCCACGGGCCTGTCCACCATCGGCAACGTTGTCTGGTTCATCGTGGCTGGCCTGTGGCTGGCCATCGGCCACGTTCTCACCGCCGTGGCTCAGGCTGTGACGATCATCGGCCTGCCGCTGGCATGGACCAACCTGAAGCTCATCCCGGTCACGTGCTTCCCCTTCGGCAAGCGCGTGATCAGCAGCAACGATTCGCGTGCTGCGATGTTCCCGGTGGCTCACCAGTAA
- a CDS encoding rhomboid family intramembrane serine protease: MTWSSSPSTSRNNPWTVTNVFIAACCAVYVVTVIQSGNITEPLTSHRFLNPASHHVELLGGEGLGWFLLFDAGSVTAFGQWWRILTAALVHLNPAHLIFNMILIYLLGRELERAYGGVVMLSLMVASASGGALACMLFAPSTPVGGASTVGYGMFAMILGLARSRHEDLRAPIALILVNLGYSMFGNVSLWGHVGGLVAGGILAVAISRSRTKVGAGLVASDMTSTTTEKTTAIVIAAVIFGIAAWMGLGGHYPPGGLLATSSPWS; the protein is encoded by the coding sequence ATGACGTGGTCATCGAGTCCATCGACATCCAGGAATAATCCCTGGACTGTCACCAACGTCTTCATCGCGGCGTGCTGCGCCGTGTACGTGGTGACAGTCATTCAGTCCGGCAACATCACCGAACCACTGACCAGCCACCGCTTCCTCAACCCCGCCAGCCATCACGTTGAGCTGCTCGGGGGCGAGGGGCTCGGCTGGTTTTTGCTGTTCGACGCCGGATCGGTCACCGCCTTCGGGCAATGGTGGAGGATCCTCACGGCAGCGCTGGTCCACCTCAACCCGGCGCACCTGATCTTCAACATGATCCTCATCTACTTGCTCGGGCGTGAGCTGGAGCGAGCCTACGGCGGCGTGGTCATGCTGAGCCTCATGGTCGCATCCGCCTCCGGCGGAGCCCTGGCCTGCATGCTCTTTGCCCCCAGCACACCCGTCGGCGGTGCCTCCACGGTGGGTTACGGCATGTTTGCCATGATCCTAGGCCTCGCCCGCTCCCGGCATGAGGATCTCCGCGCGCCCATCGCCCTCATCCTTGTGAACTTGGGCTACTCCATGTTCGGCAATGTGTCACTGTGGGGGCATGTCGGAGGCCTCGTGGCCGGCGGTATCCTTGCCGTGGCCATATCCCGCAGCCGCACGAAGGTGGGGGCGGGGCTGGTGGCGTCGGATATGACAAGCACCACCACAGAAAAAACCACCGCGATTGTGATCGCGGCGGTGATCTTCGGGATAGCTGCCTGGATGGGCCTGGGCGGGCACTACCCACCCGGCGGGCTGCTGGCTACTTCCAGCCCATGGTCATAA
- a CDS encoding alpha/beta-hydrolase family protein, which produces MRLPGLSTVLRVAAGALDVYVDLFPGVRLTRRKIVSPSMGAGILGAEIATWNALAPSLLPHPWWAVAANTATSQAVGHFNGTLVAAVLRKLGVRNQERFTQSSLSTPHLVAALMTAALAVRSYRLQGQSAELVRSQRHGARSAAAGIAVGTIGYGGLLIVGEAVQGSYSLTNRSLRRVFPAPLAMFASAIALVAAGFVVSDKVLLRAVLERLSASAEQVNRRVYDGFQQPWEPERSGSVWSYEKWISLGAQGRVLVGGGPRARDIRDVLGVEEAPASDYTPADPIEIREPIRIYGGLVPGRSLETIVHMCIREIMRTGALRRSVIAIHTSTGTGWVPDWQVDTVEFLTGGNCATVTMQYSFVQSPIAYMIDRDTPARAGQLLINAVLELIEDMPDPPKVFVVGESLGAYGTCSAFRDGDELLRRVDGAVLSGAPRFTRIIRSWTHQREHGSPERLPVVDGGRHVRFVAHPDHLRRDWRGRDYEHEWESSRVVVAQFPSDAIVWWSPELFYRQPQWLREPGSRGVAAPPTQHVDVVDALWWVPFTTGWQVALDMLTAKHAPSDHGHNYRAIMVPIWRDVLGDAVKVHYTPDLERRIVEWIMAHSRDTRQGPDRFA; this is translated from the coding sequence ATGCGACTTCCTGGGCTATCAACGGTGCTGCGCGTGGCCGCTGGTGCGCTGGATGTGTACGTGGATCTGTTTCCCGGCGTGCGACTAACCAGGCGCAAGATCGTGTCGCCCAGCATGGGGGCGGGGATTCTCGGCGCGGAGATCGCCACATGGAACGCGCTGGCGCCGTCGCTGCTGCCGCACCCGTGGTGGGCGGTGGCTGCGAACACGGCGACGTCGCAGGCCGTGGGGCATTTCAACGGCACTCTTGTCGCGGCGGTGTTGCGCAAATTGGGCGTGCGCAATCAGGAGCGGTTCACCCAATCTTCACTGAGCACCCCGCACCTCGTGGCGGCGCTCATGACGGCTGCTTTAGCTGTGCGTTCCTACCGATTGCAGGGGCAGTCCGCGGAATTGGTGCGCAGTCAGCGCCACGGGGCGCGGTCGGCTGCCGCCGGCATCGCCGTGGGCACCATCGGCTACGGCGGGTTGTTAATTGTGGGGGAGGCCGTGCAGGGGTCGTATTCGTTGACGAATCGATCTCTGCGCCGGGTGTTTCCCGCGCCGCTGGCGATGTTCGCTTCGGCTATTGCGCTGGTTGCGGCGGGTTTTGTGGTCTCGGATAAGGTGCTACTTCGGGCTGTGCTGGAGCGACTGTCGGCCTCGGCGGAGCAGGTGAACCGGCGGGTCTATGACGGCTTTCAGCAACCCTGGGAGCCGGAGCGGTCCGGGTCCGTGTGGTCGTACGAAAAGTGGATTTCTTTGGGTGCCCAGGGGCGGGTGCTCGTCGGTGGGGGGCCGCGGGCGCGGGATATCCGTGACGTCCTCGGCGTTGAGGAAGCGCCCGCCAGTGATTACACGCCCGCCGACCCCATCGAGATCCGCGAGCCGATCCGCATCTACGGCGGATTAGTTCCGGGCCGCTCCTTGGAGACCATCGTTCACATGTGCATCCGCGAGATCATGCGTACAGGCGCGCTGCGCCGCAGCGTGATTGCGATCCACACGTCCACGGGCACGGGTTGGGTACCGGATTGGCAGGTGGACACGGTCGAGTTCCTCACCGGCGGCAATTGCGCGACCGTGACGATGCAGTACAGCTTTGTGCAGTCCCCGATTGCGTACATGATTGACCGCGATACTCCCGCCCGCGCCGGGCAGCTGCTCATCAATGCTGTGTTGGAGCTCATCGAGGACATGCCTGATCCGCCGAAGGTCTTTGTGGTGGGCGAGTCCCTGGGCGCGTATGGAACGTGCAGTGCGTTTCGCGATGGCGATGAATTGCTGCGCCGCGTGGATGGCGCGGTGTTGTCTGGTGCGCCTCGGTTCACGCGCATCATTCGCTCGTGGACGCACCAGCGTGAGCATGGTTCGCCGGAGCGGCTGCCGGTCGTTGATGGTGGCAGGCACGTGCGGTTCGTGGCTCATCCGGATCACCTGCGCCGTGATTGGCGGGGGAGGGACTACGAGCACGAGTGGGAGTCTTCCCGAGTAGTGGTCGCGCAGTTCCCGAGCGATGCGATTGTGTGGTGGTCGCCCGAGCTGTTCTACCGTCAGCCGCAATGGTTGCGGGAGCCGGGGTCCCGCGGGGTGGCAGCCCCGCCGACGCAGCATGTGGACGTGGTTGATGCGCTGTGGTGGGTACCGTTTACGACGGGATGGCAGGTGGCGCTGGACATGCTGACGGCCAAGCATGCCCCCTCAGATCATGGCCATAATTACCGCGCCATCATGGTTCCTATCTGGCGAGATGTGCTGGGTGATGCGGTGAAGGTTCATTACACCCCGGATCTGGAACGCCGCATCGTGGAGTGGATCATGGCCCATTCGCGTGATACGCGGCAGGGCCCGGATCGTTTTGCGTAG
- the zupT gene encoding zinc transporter ZupT, with the protein MNYPLETVLLAFGLTLLAGLSTGLGGVISIAKRNPGPQFLAGSLGFSAGVMLYVSMMELVPTGIESLAKNWEEKPATWVGVGAFFAGIAVIAVIDRLVPEPMNPHEPDAISDRQRKQRQAAMMKTGTLTALAIGIHNFPEGFATFVAGLEDAKVAIPVAVAIAIHNIPEGVAVGVPIREATGSRRKALVWSTVSGLAEPAGALLGFLLLMPFMGPTTLGVVFAAIAGVMVFISLDELLPAAVATGRHHTAIYGLIAGMAVMALSLLMFL; encoded by the coding sequence ATGAACTATCCCCTCGAAACGGTATTGCTGGCTTTCGGCCTGACTTTGTTAGCCGGGTTGAGCACGGGCTTGGGTGGTGTGATTTCCATTGCTAAGCGCAATCCGGGGCCGCAGTTCTTGGCGGGCTCACTGGGCTTTTCAGCGGGTGTGATGCTGTATGTCTCCATGATGGAGCTGGTTCCCACGGGCATTGAATCGTTGGCGAAAAATTGGGAGGAAAAGCCTGCCACATGGGTGGGCGTGGGGGCATTTTTCGCAGGTATCGCGGTGATTGCCGTGATTGACCGGTTGGTGCCGGAGCCAATGAATCCGCATGAGCCAGATGCCATCAGCGATCGGCAACGCAAGCAGCGCCAGGCGGCGATGATGAAGACCGGAACGCTCACTGCCCTGGCCATTGGTATTCACAATTTCCCGGAGGGCTTCGCCACGTTTGTTGCTGGCCTGGAGGATGCGAAGGTGGCGATCCCGGTGGCTGTGGCCATCGCGATCCACAATATTCCGGAAGGAGTGGCAGTGGGCGTGCCGATCCGTGAGGCCACGGGTTCGCGACGGAAGGCTTTGGTGTGGTCCACGGTGTCCGGGCTGGCCGAGCCGGCCGGGGCGCTGTTGGGCTTCCTGTTGTTGATGCCGTTCATGGGGCCCACAACGTTGGGTGTTGTGTTCGCGGCAATCGCGGGCGTGATGGTGTTTATCAGCTTGGATGAGCTGCTCCCCGCGGCGGTTGCCACGGGCCGGCATCACACGGCGATTTATGGGCTGATTGCGGGCATGGCGGTGATGGCGCTGTCGCTGCTGATGTTCCTGTAG
- a CDS encoding DUF1345 domain-containing protein has translation MDEPETATSPLPRLQQTRVQLLIGVVAGVVLAVALGQLIPWTLASMAGVILAECVFLVLSLRVIVPMDPQQTADNVLSENLSPLEDELVLVVASAAAIISLVVLGLSQHHGSAQEITAAVFMLLGVFGAWACVQQTYSIHYAYLYYLEDDGGVNFHEEDESVKPRFTDFMYLSYSIGMTYGVTDPEITSQAVRFTVLRHSVLAFVFGMAILGAAINLIAGIFQ, from the coding sequence ATGGACGAACCTGAAACCGCCACCAGCCCCTTGCCCCGGCTCCAACAAACCCGGGTGCAGCTCCTCATCGGAGTCGTCGCGGGCGTGGTTCTCGCCGTAGCACTCGGCCAGCTCATCCCTTGGACGCTCGCATCCATGGCCGGGGTGATCCTCGCCGAATGCGTGTTCCTCGTCCTATCGCTGCGGGTCATTGTGCCCATGGATCCGCAACAGACTGCCGATAATGTGCTCAGCGAAAACCTGAGCCCGCTGGAAGATGAGCTGGTGCTCGTCGTGGCATCGGCCGCTGCCATCATCAGCCTCGTCGTGCTCGGCTTAAGCCAGCATCACGGCAGCGCGCAGGAAATCACCGCGGCCGTGTTCATGCTGCTGGGCGTGTTCGGTGCCTGGGCCTGCGTGCAGCAGACCTACTCGATTCACTACGCCTACCTCTACTACCTCGAAGACGATGGTGGCGTGAACTTCCACGAAGAAGACGAGTCGGTCAAGCCCCGTTTTACCGACTTCATGTACCTCAGCTACTCCATCGGTATGACCTACGGCGTGACCGATCCGGAGATTACGTCCCAGGCGGTGCGCTTCACCGTCCTGCGACACTCCGTGCTCGCTTTCGTCTTCGGCATGGCCATCCTGGGCGCGGCGATCAACCTCATCGCGGGAATCTTCCAGTAA
- the crgA gene encoding cell division protein CrgA: MPKSKVNSSDDNFSSSAASTGADNRTPVKLNSTGTPRWYIVLMLGLMVVGLAWLVVNYIAGPEIPFMAELNAWNYLIGFALLIAGLLMTMGWK, from the coding sequence ATGCCAAAGTCCAAGGTCAATTCTTCTGACGATAACTTTTCCAGCTCTGCTGCCTCCACGGGTGCGGATAACCGCACTCCGGTGAAGCTGAATTCCACGGGTACGCCGCGGTGGTACATCGTGCTGATGCTGGGCCTCATGGTTGTGGGCTTGGCGTGGCTGGTGGTGAACTACATCGCCGGTCCGGAGATTCCGTTCATGGCGGAGCTCAACGCCTGGAATTACCTCATCGGCTTTGCGCTGCTCATCGCCGGATTGCTTATGACCATGGGCTGGAAGTAG